In one window of Candidatus Sulfuricurvum sp. RIFRC-1 DNA:
- a CDS encoding aminotransferase class I/II-fold pyridoxal phosphate-dependent enzyme: MKLSQRSGTIEQSHIRSMTRACNAINGINMAQGVCDLEVPRAVIEGAYGAMNEGINIYTPTEGLPRLRQAIADKMKRFYEVDMVPEQVLVSDGATGAFYTACMALLNPLDEVIVFEPYYGYHRSTLTSLGAVPTFVRLEAPEWKLDIEALEAVVTPKTRAMVICNPANPSGKVYTRTELEAIGSFAEKHDLIVFADEMYEHFVYGDAIHITALSIPSLRDRCVVLSGFSKVFSITGWRLGYAIAPVSVIEAMAQLNDLIYVCAPAPLQIGAAVGLESLGDEYYIELARLHQVKRDLFCDALRDAGLNPSIPSGAYYVMTDVSSVAGNDDFEKAMAILEKTGVASVPGRAFYHDDSGKNMVRFCYSKPMDVLEEAVERIRLL, from the coding sequence ATGAAACTGAGCCAACGCAGCGGTACGATTGAACAATCCCATATCCGCTCTATGACGAGAGCGTGTAACGCAATAAACGGAATCAATATGGCGCAAGGGGTCTGTGATCTCGAAGTCCCACGTGCCGTGATCGAGGGGGCGTATGGGGCGATGAATGAGGGGATTAACATCTACACTCCTACCGAGGGATTGCCCCGCTTGCGCCAAGCGATAGCCGATAAGATGAAACGGTTTTACGAGGTTGATATGGTTCCTGAACAGGTATTGGTCAGCGATGGTGCTACGGGGGCGTTTTATACGGCGTGTATGGCACTCCTTAATCCGCTCGATGAGGTGATAGTGTTCGAGCCTTATTATGGATATCACCGCTCTACCCTCACATCACTGGGTGCCGTGCCGACGTTTGTTCGTCTCGAAGCACCGGAGTGGAAACTGGATATTGAAGCACTCGAAGCGGTTGTGACCCCGAAAACGAGAGCGATGGTAATCTGTAACCCTGCCAATCCGAGCGGTAAAGTTTATACCCGTACGGAACTCGAAGCGATTGGTTCATTTGCCGAGAAACACGATTTGATCGTATTTGCCGATGAGATGTACGAGCACTTTGTGTACGGCGATGCGATCCATATCACGGCACTCAGCATTCCGAGTCTGCGTGATCGATGTGTCGTATTGAGCGGATTTTCAAAAGTGTTCAGCATCACCGGATGGCGATTGGGATACGCGATAGCTCCTGTAAGCGTTATCGAGGCGATGGCACAGCTCAACGATCTCATCTACGTCTGCGCCCCTGCACCACTTCAGATCGGTGCGGCGGTCGGGCTGGAGAGTTTGGGGGATGAGTATTACATAGAACTTGCCCGACTCCATCAGGTTAAGCGTGACCTTTTTTGCGATGCGCTACGCGATGCGGGATTGAACCCGAGTATCCCTAGCGGAGCGTATTACGTTATGACCGATGTCAGCAGTGTGGCGGGAAATGATGATTTTGAGAAAGCGATGGCGATACTGGAAAAAACAGGGGTTGCTTCGGTTCCGGGACGGGCGTTTTATCACGACGATAGCGGAAAAAACATGGTCCGCTTTTGCTACTCTAAACCCATGGATGTACTCGAAGAGGCGGTGGAGAGAATTCGACTACTGTGA
- a CDS encoding aldo/keto reductase gives MEYRYIGRSGLRVSPITLGTMTFGSQCDEKNAFAIMDKAYEAGVNFFDTAELYPVPPEESLAGVTEEMVGRWLKTKPRESIILATKVAGAASGWFVPPIRHGLTAIDRFHIERAVEGSLKRLGTDYIDLYQMHWPDTIVPIEESMRAFDALVQSGKVRYIGTSNDSARGTMKSLMVSKYEKLARFESIQNNFSLLNRRDLTEIGALCREEKISLLPYSPLGGGVLSGKYNQDINAHGRFSDYVKSSNKRQRLMAARFMNDKTLASTQRYLGIAAEAGLNPVTMAIAWSKQFDFVASTIIGATTPEQLDASLAAMDMTLSKEILQKLDEVHAAILYPMG, from the coding sequence ATGGAGTATCGCTATATCGGGCGCAGTGGGCTGCGCGTATCGCCGATTACGTTGGGGACGATGACGTTCGGAAGTCAGTGTGATGAGAAAAATGCGTTTGCGATTATGGACAAAGCCTATGAAGCAGGGGTGAATTTTTTCGATACTGCAGAACTCTATCCTGTCCCTCCCGAAGAGAGCCTTGCCGGAGTGACCGAGGAGATGGTCGGGCGATGGCTCAAAACCAAACCTCGTGAAAGTATTATTTTGGCGACAAAAGTAGCGGGTGCGGCGTCAGGATGGTTTGTCCCCCCTATCCGTCACGGATTGACGGCGATTGACCGGTTTCACATCGAGCGGGCAGTTGAGGGTTCTTTGAAAAGGCTCGGTACCGATTATATCGATCTTTATCAGATGCATTGGCCCGATACGATTGTCCCCATAGAGGAATCGATGAGGGCGTTTGATGCGCTGGTGCAAAGCGGTAAAGTACGCTATATCGGAACCTCCAACGACAGTGCGCGGGGGACAATGAAATCGCTGATGGTTTCCAAATACGAAAAGTTAGCCCGTTTCGAGTCGATCCAAAACAACTTTTCGCTCCTAAACCGTCGTGATTTGACCGAGATTGGTGCCCTGTGCCGCGAAGAGAAAATATCACTGCTCCCCTATTCGCCGTTGGGCGGAGGGGTGCTGAGCGGAAAATACAACCAAGATATCAACGCACACGGACGGTTCAGTGATTACGTCAAATCGTCCAATAAGCGTCAACGTCTGATGGCAGCACGCTTTATGAACGATAAAACATTGGCGTCGACACAGAGATATCTTGGTATCGCAGCCGAAGCGGGGCTGAATCCGGTAACGATGGCAATTGCGTGGAGCAAACAGTTTGATTTTGTCGCCTCTACGATTATCGGTGCAACAACGCCAGAACAGCTCGATGCGAGCTTGGCGGCAATGGATATGACGCTGAGCAAAGAAATACTCCAAAAACTGGATGAGGTACATGCTGCAATTCTTTATCCTATGGGTTAG